The following proteins come from a genomic window of Gammaproteobacteria bacterium:
- a CDS encoding two-component system, sensor histidine kinase and response regulator encodes MSLPTPKILIVDDQPANLHALRKLFAKLMAEVIEATDGNQALALTLDHEFALILLDVDMPEMDGYELAELLRDEPRTAEVPLVFLTASCLDEADQIRGYAVGAVDYLLKPVDPFILRAKVTIFLELYLSRKQVAVELARVNAVTNALRDSEERLREAKALAEQANRAKSDFVANMSHEIRTPMNAVIGMLYLLQKTDLTEQQKNYVWKIHTAATSLLAVINDILDFSKIEAGKLELETTRFRLSDVMSHLIDVTTDMVRQKDIEVVLSVAPDVPDTLLGDPLRLGQVFLNLVGNAIKFTNRGDVVLQVVPVMVTNESVVLRFSVRDTGIGMTPEQMNRLFQPFTQADSSTTRKYGGTGLGLIIVRQLVEMMGGTMSVDSRSQQGSTFAFTARFDRWYDRNSSSGEQHTVDLSIHRALVVDDLDVARETMSAMLSSFGVSTTTVESGEAALAELERAVTIGEQPYNLVFVDWQMPDLDGMETARRIRNYRGYANPAAGTPLIIMVTAYGRGLITENAVEAGIGNLLVKPVTPSALLDTLHMAIGHGGERALATSRTIANTVPDSTGLDGIHLLVAEDNITNRDIVREIFSDVGITVDFSENGAEAVRAFSENHYDAVLMDLHMPVMDGYDATRCIRANPEGELVPIIAMTADAMMQDRENCLEAGMNDHVAKPIDVGQLFDVLRKWTQRSNTLAALETGQSAKVAKIATEQPLTIDIVQAVRRLGGREIVFRKLLRQFISANLEVVEKIRAAFSENDLAQIRLIAHTITGAAANIGALAVSTAARSLEEAVKEGTPERIALGLDELNSRMQDLIAATKQLPYDSEDPGPTPMTTSTNAPNCTLTVQQLATLLREHNIRALRLFDTQIKPELHQMFDNDELAHLTHAIETLDFNAALVLLTNIAATLKIQMT; translated from the coding sequence ATGAGTCTGCCGACGCCCAAGATCCTGATTGTCGATGACCAGCCCGCCAATCTCCACGCCCTGCGCAAATTATTCGCCAAGTTGATGGCCGAGGTCATTGAAGCGACCGATGGTAATCAGGCATTGGCACTCACCCTCGACCACGAATTTGCCCTCATCCTCTTGGATGTCGATATGCCGGAGATGGATGGCTACGAATTGGCAGAACTTCTCCGTGATGAACCACGCACCGCTGAGGTACCGCTGGTATTTCTAACCGCCTCATGCCTGGATGAGGCCGACCAAATCCGTGGTTATGCAGTGGGCGCTGTCGATTATCTGCTAAAGCCGGTCGATCCATTCATTCTACGGGCCAAGGTTACTATTTTTCTTGAACTCTACCTAAGCCGTAAACAGGTCGCGGTTGAATTGGCGCGTGTCAATGCGGTGACCAATGCCTTACGCGATAGTGAGGAACGTCTGCGGGAGGCCAAAGCACTCGCAGAACAGGCAAATCGGGCCAAGAGCGACTTTGTCGCGAATATGAGCCATGAAATCCGCACACCGATGAACGCCGTCATCGGGATGCTCTATCTATTGCAGAAAACCGACCTGACGGAACAACAAAAAAATTATGTCTGGAAGATTCATACAGCAGCAACCTCGCTGCTGGCTGTTATTAATGACATCCTCGACTTTTCCAAGATCGAGGCAGGTAAGCTGGAACTAGAAACTACCCGCTTTCGTTTAAGCGACGTGATGAGTCACTTGATTGATGTAACCACCGATATGGTTCGTCAAAAGGATATTGAGGTTGTACTCAGCGTTGCGCCAGATGTCCCCGATACACTATTGGGTGATCCGCTGCGCCTCGGCCAAGTTTTTCTTAACCTGGTGGGCAACGCCATCAAATTTACCAATCGTGGCGATGTAGTTCTGCAAGTCGTGCCGGTCATGGTGACAAATGAATCTGTAGTATTGCGCTTTTCGGTACGAGATACCGGTATTGGTATGACACCCGAACAAATGAATCGGCTCTTCCAACCATTTACCCAAGCAGATAGCTCGACAACCCGCAAATATGGTGGTACGGGTTTGGGATTAATAATCGTTCGTCAACTTGTGGAGATGATGGGCGGCACTATGTCGGTGGATAGCCGATCGCAACAAGGTAGCACCTTTGCATTTACCGCCCGTTTTGACCGCTGGTATGATCGTAATTCCTCTAGTGGCGAGCAGCATACCGTAGATCTTAGTATCCATCGTGCCCTAGTGGTCGATGACTTAGATGTTGCACGTGAGACGATGAGTGCAATGCTGTCGTCATTCGGGGTATCAACGACCACGGTTGAAAGCGGCGAGGCCGCACTCGCTGAATTGGAACGAGCAGTAACAATTGGTGAACAACCCTATAATCTGGTATTCGTCGATTGGCAGATGCCTGACCTCGACGGAATGGAAACCGCGCGGCGGATTAGAAATTATCGGGGCTACGCTAATCCTGCTGCGGGTACCCCCCTGATTATCATGGTGACCGCCTATGGTCGAGGATTGATTACGGAAAATGCAGTAGAGGCAGGTATCGGTAATCTGTTGGTTAAACCCGTTACTCCATCAGCACTACTCGACACTTTACATATGGCCATCGGTCATGGTGGCGAACGAGCATTAGCAACCAGCAGAACGATAGCCAATACGGTCCCCGACAGTACCGGTTTAGACGGCATCCACCTATTGGTAGCGGAGGATAACATCACTAATCGGGATATCGTGCGTGAAATCTTTAGTGATGTTGGGATCACTGTGGACTTTTCCGAAAATGGGGCCGAAGCGGTTCGGGCATTTTCAGAGAATCACTACGACGCGGTGCTGATGGATCTACACATGCCGGTGATGGATGGCTACGATGCCACACGGTGTATCCGCGCCAATCCAGAAGGCGAATTGGTACCGATTATTGCAATGACTGCCGATGCCATGATGCAGGACCGTGAAAATTGTCTGGAGGCCGGCATGAATGACCATGTAGCGAAACCCATCGATGTCGGACAACTGTTTGATGTATTGCGCAAGTGGACACAACGTAGTAATACGCTAGCTGCACTTGAGACAGGACAGAGCGCGAAGGTAGCAAAAATTGCAACTGAACAACCACTCACCATCGATATAGTTCAAGCGGTACGGCGACTTGGGGGGCGCGAAATTGTTTTCAGAAAACTCTTGCGGCAGTTTATTAGCGCCAATCTGGAGGTGGTAGAAAAGATACGCGCCGCCTTTAGTGAAAATGATCTGGCCCAGATTCGACTAATCGCCCATACGATTACCGGTGCGGCTGCCAATATTGGCGCATTGGCAGTATCGACAGCGGCACGTAGTTTGGAGGAGGCTGTCAAAGAGGGCACACCTGAACGAATCGCCCTCGGTTTGGATGAATTGAATAGTCGGATGCAAGATCTCATTGCAGCGACCAAACAGCTTCCTTACGATAGCGAGGATCCGGGACCAACCCCGATGACGACTTCCACCAATGCACCCAATTGCACGCTGACCGTACAACAGCTCGCCACCCTGTTGCGTGAACACAATATTAGGGCACTTCGATTATTCGATACCCAGATCAAACCGGAATTGCATCAGATGTTCGATAACGATGAGCTTGCGCATCTTACTCATGCGATTGAAACACTTGATTTCAATGCGGCCTTGGTTCTGCTAACCAATATTGCCGCCACTTTGAAAATCCAGATGACGTGA
- the cheB gene encoding putative protein-glutamate methylesterase/protein-glutamine glutaminase (Evidence 3 : Putative function from multiple computational evidences) — protein MIAHFQSTTNHSFRLSQPQAVVMGCSAGGVDALRIILAGLPMDFPLPVVIVSHIAASLKSLLPEILTVICKLPVQEAIERCPVAPGLVYVAPPSYHLLLEPDRTFALSVDDKVCNVRPAIDLLFYSAADLYGNGLIGVILTGANDDGSRGIAAIKKVGGLTIAQTPETAVARKMPEAAIATGCVDVVLPLEAIADFLVSAVHHPHGNVT, from the coding sequence ATGATCGCGCACTTTCAATCGACCACTAACCATTCTTTTCGACTATCGCAACCACAGGCGGTGGTTATGGGATGTTCTGCCGGCGGTGTGGATGCCTTACGAATTATTTTAGCCGGCCTGCCAATGGATTTTCCCTTGCCGGTGGTGATCGTTTCTCATATCGCGGCATCGCTAAAAAGTCTATTGCCGGAAATTCTTACAGTGATATGTAAGCTTCCGGTGCAGGAGGCGATTGAACGTTGTCCAGTGGCGCCAGGATTGGTCTACGTGGCCCCGCCGAGTTATCACCTGCTGCTTGAACCAGATCGAACCTTTGCCCTGTCGGTCGATGACAAGGTATGCAACGTACGACCGGCCATTGACCTCTTGTTTTATTCCGCCGCCGATCTTTATGGCAATGGATTAATTGGTGTAATCCTTACTGGGGCCAATGATGATGGGAGCCGAGGGATCGCCGCTATCAAAAAGGTGGGGGGACTGACCATAGCCCAAACTCCGGAAACAGCAGTTGCCCGCAAAATGCCCGAGGCAGCGATTGCGACCGGTTGTGTGGATGTAGTACTCCCCCTCGAGGCAATTGCCGATTTTCTGGTATCCGCAGTACACCATCCCCATGGGAATGTCACATGA
- the cheR gene encoding putative methyltransferase Cher3 (Evidence 3 : Putative function from multiple computational evidences): protein MVDTEIEDLEIDLFVEAMRLRHGYDFDHYARASFKRRVQALANTFSCASVVDLIPRIVREPMLLPNILAHLSVPVTEMFRDPLVFRAIREQVVPILNSYPRPNIWQAGCATGEEVYSLAILLQEEGLLHKTQIYATDINDAALSFAEEGVFSAKNIHEYHDNYRKAGGKAALSDYFHMKYDLGRVDEALRSRIVFAHHNLVADGVFCEVQMVICRNVLIYFNRQLQDRVLSLFLASLARGGVLCVGTRENLSFAEAGRYFLPLDSELRLFKKTGEYHDRALSIDH, encoded by the coding sequence ATGGTAGATACTGAGATCGAGGATCTGGAGATCGACCTATTCGTTGAGGCGATGCGACTGCGTCATGGTTATGATTTCGATCACTATGCGCGGGCGTCGTTTAAGCGTCGGGTACAGGCCCTTGCCAATACCTTTAGTTGTGCGAGCGTGGTGGATCTGATCCCACGTATAGTACGCGAACCAATGTTGCTACCGAATATCCTTGCACATCTTTCGGTACCAGTGACCGAGATGTTCCGCGACCCACTGGTATTTCGCGCCATCCGTGAACAGGTGGTGCCTATCCTAAATTCCTACCCACGCCCTAATATTTGGCAAGCCGGTTGCGCGACCGGCGAGGAGGTCTATTCCCTCGCGATTCTGCTCCAAGAAGAAGGATTGCTACACAAGACCCAGATCTACGCTACCGATATTAATGACGCGGCCCTCTCTTTTGCCGAGGAAGGGGTATTCTCGGCCAAGAATATCCATGAGTACCACGATAATTATCGCAAGGCGGGTGGTAAGGCCGCACTGAGTGACTACTTTCACATGAAGTATGACCTGGGGCGCGTGGATGAAGCACTGCGCAGCCGCATTGTCTTTGCCCACCATAATTTGGTTGCGGATGGGGTGTTCTGTGAGGTGCAGATGGTGATCTGTCGCAATGTCTTAATATATTTCAATCGACAATTGCAAGACCGAGTCCTGTCATTATTTCTGGCGAGCCTGGCACGGGGCGGGGTGTTGTGCGTTGGGACACGTGAGAATCTGTCATTTGCGGAGGCGGGGCGCTATTTTCTGCCTCTCGATAGTGAGCTACGTCTCTTCAAGAAAACGGGAGAATATCATGATCGCGCACTTTCAATCGACCACTAA
- a CDS encoding extracellular elastinolytic metalloproteinase, with protein MLIRGSSPPLGSLATTTLVFPMKKNLFVLLALTSALVIESSVALGATPVVRPNYDASLEGSATSTVPSVTNGVLPRSAWVQSRRSSRNQAAGYPSNDDEQLGTTTFLWAAPNTDPSPPPAMAAKQQERAAQVERTTREFLGHNGVRLGLSKHTIATARLRELHDTKRGPLIARYQQMHGGVEVFGRHLNVMLDRELRPVAASGYFAPDDSSDGTAVASALADGGFRQSPQQAIASAVADLGGEIDPATLESLGERDDYTLFRVTRQTGAYRLTDTARSKRVYFPLDGRLVPAWYLDVSLEKRGQAGRLSYGYVVAAEDGRILFRNNHIDRAAFSYRVFADAISPGMPFDTPFGNDIVPLTALDPNLTLPRISAETNLVTLESGPIATGDPWLPSGATTTVGNNVDAYVDLGGGNGRQPKSGDFRAKVTSLRSFDYSVVADTDPTTPTARNGGIVNLFYVNNFLHDWWYGNGFDEAAGNAQTNNYGRGGLGGDPILAEGQDYSGFDNANMDTPADGRSPRMQMFLWSGSTAANATLSAVGLGSLVTNVADFGAMQFDLDGQVVTVTPADACTDLTNTTNVSGNIAFIDRGNCFFVDKVANVQKAGAIGAIIVNNSDDGTAPSMTGTNEAVTIPVLSTSFADGARIKNEIARGPLTVTMHRAPSANRDGGIDNGIIAHEWFHYVSNRLVGNGDGLSNKQGGALGEGWSDVSALLLEARPEDATVAGNANFQGAYPFGIYTMPSPYFGIRRAPYSTNPAVFPMTFKHITDGVTLPSTAPLAPGGDNSEEHSAGEIWANTLWDFYVSLINDARYTFREAQDRMKDYIIAGLKMTPNAPTFLEARDALLAAVKATDRADFELATKSFAKYGMGVGAIAPSRNSQDNSGLVESFVALRASYEVVETTLDTTYLTSTAGYCDADGVLDAGETALLTLRIRNSGNQPLPRRLTAQVTSTADVSFGNSGRIVFGVFDVNGFATGSLPVTLHSAATAADLKLKVDFPQAGATPNTVFEPQTVWVERIVNYNLKSSLFTVDNAEQIAATTADWSPTLTEISPGAGEGWRVTSDLNDSYHTGQAWFIPDNDTPTDASLISPVIKVGTQPFSVKFDTAFQFEIDTDDGPGFSFDGGVVEVKIGSGRWQDVLAAGGSFTRGGYNTQVIAFAPNYDVAGACAGFGGFSAGLTPQTISFGTALAGRSVRLRFRAATDSGTGELGWLVDNIRVVGATNLPFSEVVADTATCVNRPPYVRVPAVFSTPERLAGQSDQAIIKLVGSAKDLDGLNGLTYLWTQTSGPAVTLNNAQRPTAYFRAPLVSTDTVMGFELRVSDGTNTRIGSVTVTLLNVD; from the coding sequence ATGTTGATTAGAGGTTCATCGCCCCCTCTCGGCTCACTGGCGACAACGACCCTGGTATTCCCAATGAAGAAGAATTTATTCGTCCTTCTAGCCTTAACCTCAGCCCTAGTCATTGAAAGCAGTGTCGCACTCGGTGCTACGCCAGTGGTGCGCCCCAACTACGACGCATCTCTTGAAGGATCGGCTACTTCCACGGTTCCATCCGTTACGAATGGTGTGTTGCCACGCTCGGCCTGGGTCCAGTCTCGTCGTTCCTCGCGCAACCAGGCAGCGGGCTATCCATCCAACGACGACGAACAACTCGGTACTACTACTTTTCTGTGGGCTGCCCCCAACACCGACCCCTCGCCACCGCCAGCGATGGCGGCAAAGCAGCAGGAGCGTGCGGCCCAGGTGGAGCGCACGACCCGCGAATTCCTCGGCCATAACGGGGTGCGCCTCGGGCTTAGTAAACACACTATCGCTACGGCGCGGTTGCGCGAATTACACGATACCAAGCGTGGTCCCCTCATCGCACGTTATCAGCAGATGCACGGTGGCGTTGAGGTCTTTGGTCGCCACCTGAACGTAATGCTGGATCGCGAGCTACGACCGGTCGCTGCCTCTGGCTACTTCGCACCGGATGACAGCAGCGACGGTACGGCCGTTGCCTCCGCCTTGGCCGATGGAGGATTTCGCCAATCCCCGCAGCAGGCAATCGCCAGCGCGGTCGCTGACCTTGGGGGGGAGATCGACCCTGCTACCCTGGAATCGCTTGGAGAACGCGACGACTACACCCTGTTTCGTGTTACTCGGCAGACGGGAGCATACCGCCTCACCGATACGGCGCGTAGTAAACGAGTTTACTTTCCCCTTGATGGTCGTCTTGTCCCGGCTTGGTACTTGGATGTGTCGCTGGAAAAGCGCGGTCAGGCTGGGCGCCTCTCCTACGGCTATGTGGTCGCGGCGGAAGATGGGCGTATCCTGTTCCGTAACAACCATATAGATCGCGCGGCCTTTAGTTACCGCGTGTTTGCCGATGCTATCTCTCCAGGAATGCCCTTCGATACCCCCTTCGGCAATGATATTGTCCCACTAACGGCGTTGGATCCCAATCTTACCCTGCCGCGCATCTCGGCGGAGACCAATCTAGTCACTCTGGAGAGTGGTCCTATTGCTACCGGTGATCCGTGGCTTCCCAGCGGTGCTACCACGACCGTAGGTAACAATGTTGATGCCTACGTGGATCTAGGGGGTGGTAACGGGCGTCAGCCCAAGTCTGGTGACTTTCGCGCCAAGGTTACCAGCCTGCGCAGCTTCGACTATTCAGTCGTCGCCGATACCGATCCGACCACCCCGACCGCACGCAACGGGGGGATCGTCAATTTGTTCTACGTGAACAACTTTCTACACGATTGGTGGTACGGCAACGGTTTCGACGAGGCCGCTGGTAACGCCCAAACCAACAACTATGGTCGTGGTGGACTAGGTGGCGATCCCATCCTCGCTGAGGGGCAGGATTATAGTGGTTTTGATAACGCCAACATGGATACGCCCGCCGATGGTAGAAGTCCGCGTATGCAGATGTTTCTTTGGAGCGGGTCAACTGCTGCCAACGCTACGCTTTCCGCAGTGGGTCTCGGTTCACTGGTTACTAATGTCGCAGACTTCGGGGCAATGCAGTTTGATCTCGACGGTCAGGTGGTAACCGTTACCCCGGCCGATGCCTGCACCGACCTCACCAATACCACCAACGTCAGCGGCAACATTGCGTTCATCGACCGCGGGAATTGTTTCTTCGTGGATAAGGTGGCGAATGTCCAAAAGGCTGGGGCTATTGGCGCGATCATTGTTAACAACAGCGATGACGGGACTGCACCGAGCATGACCGGTACCAACGAAGCGGTCACCATCCCCGTCCTAAGCACCTCATTTGCGGATGGTGCTCGCATCAAAAACGAGATTGCCCGAGGTCCGCTTACGGTGACCATGCATCGAGCCCCAAGCGCCAACCGTGATGGAGGTATAGACAACGGCATCATCGCCCACGAATGGTTTCACTACGTCAGTAATCGCCTAGTTGGTAACGGTGATGGCCTCTCCAATAAACAAGGTGGCGCCCTGGGCGAGGGTTGGAGTGACGTTAGTGCCCTACTGCTGGAGGCGCGCCCGGAGGATGCAACCGTGGCGGGCAACGCCAATTTCCAGGGGGCCTATCCGTTCGGCATCTACACTATGCCGAGTCCCTATTTTGGTATTCGGCGTGCGCCTTACTCCACCAATCCGGCGGTGTTCCCGATGACCTTCAAGCACATCACCGACGGTGTGACACTTCCCAGCACCGCACCATTGGCGCCGGGAGGAGACAACTCCGAGGAACATAGCGCCGGTGAGATCTGGGCCAACACCCTGTGGGATTTCTACGTCTCCTTGATCAACGATGCACGCTATACCTTCCGTGAGGCCCAGGACCGGATGAAGGACTACATTATCGCCGGCCTCAAGATGACCCCGAACGCCCCAACCTTCCTTGAGGCACGTGACGCGCTGTTGGCGGCGGTCAAGGCCACGGATCGCGCAGACTTCGAACTCGCGACCAAATCATTTGCAAAGTACGGCATGGGGGTAGGTGCGATAGCGCCCTCTCGCAATTCCCAAGATAACTCTGGATTGGTAGAGAGTTTCGTAGCGTTAAGGGCTTCGTACGAAGTGGTGGAAACAACCCTGGATACCACCTACCTTACTAGCACCGCTGGCTACTGCGATGCGGACGGGGTATTGGATGCCGGTGAGACCGCATTGTTGACTCTGCGCATCCGCAACTCTGGGAACCAGCCCCTGCCACGGAGATTGACGGCACAAGTTACTTCGACGGCGGATGTGTCCTTTGGTAACAGTGGCCGGATCGTCTTTGGCGTCTTTGATGTCAATGGTTTTGCCACCGGTAGCCTCCCTGTCACGCTGCATAGTGCTGCCACTGCGGCTGATTTAAAGTTGAAGGTTGATTTCCCGCAGGCGGGTGCGACCCCCAACACGGTGTTCGAACCGCAAACCGTATGGGTCGAAAGGATCGTCAATTACAACCTCAAAAGTTCTCTTTTCACCGTGGATAATGCGGAGCAAATCGCAGCCACCACGGCTGACTGGTCACCCACATTGACGGAGATTTCCCCAGGGGCAGGTGAAGGTTGGCGAGTCACTAGCGACCTTAACGACAGCTATCACACTGGTCAGGCATGGTTCATCCCGGACAACGATACTCCCACCGACGCATCTCTTATTTCCCCGGTGATTAAGGTTGGAACCCAGCCTTTCAGCGTCAAATTTGATACTGCGTTCCAATTTGAGATCGACACCGATGATGGTCCCGGTTTTAGTTTCGATGGCGGTGTAGTCGAGGTCAAAATCGGCAGCGGCAGGTGGCAAGACGTACTGGCGGCAGGGGGTAGCTTTACTCGGGGTGGCTACAACACTCAGGTCATAGCCTTCGCCCCAAACTACGATGTCGCTGGCGCTTGTGCTGGTTTTGGTGGTTTTAGCGCTGGACTCACACCGCAGACGATCAGCTTCGGTACTGCGCTTGCTGGGCGTAGTGTGCGTCTACGCTTCCGTGCTGCCACCGATAGCGGTACTGGTGAACTCGGTTGGTTGGTGGACAACATTCGAGTGGTTGGCGCCACCAATCTACCCTTCAGCGAGGTAGTCGCTGACACTGCCACCTGCGTCAATCGCCCTCCCTACGTGCGTGTCCCGGCCGTGTTCTCGACCCCGGAGCGCCTTGCCGGTCAGTCTGACCAAGCGATCATCAAACTGGTCGGCAGCGCCAAGGATCTGGACGGCCTCAACGGCCTTACCTACCTCTGGACCCAGACCTCTGGCCCAGCGGTGACACTAAACAATGCGCAAAGACCCACCGCCTACTTTCGAGCCCCATTGGTTAGCACGGATACCGTTATGGGCTTCGAGTTACGGGTCAGTGATGGGACCAACACCCGCATCGGATCGGTCACGGTGACCCTACTTAACGTGGACTAA
- a CDS encoding transposase codes for MQVNQDGIPLGVVVVGANIHDSSLVSLTLATDILPRPKPTPERPQNMCLDKGYDYPRVEKEVRENDYVPHIRRIGEKKIGKGKKARTARRWVVERTIAWVKGFRAIRTRYICKARNYLAMVHLGCALIIFRKIIKS; via the coding sequence TTGCAGGTGAATCAAGATGGAATACCTTTGGGAGTAGTTGTTGTTGGAGCCAATATCCACGATAGCAGTTTAGTCTCCTTAACGTTGGCAACCGATATTCTCCCACGCCCTAAACCGACGCCAGAACGTCCCCAAAATATGTGCTTAGATAAAGGGTACGACTACCCTCGCGTCGAAAAAGAAGTGAGGGAAAATGATTATGTTCCACACATTCGCCGCATTGGTGAAAAGAAAATCGGGAAAGGAAAGAAAGCGCGTACCGCCCGACGCTGGGTGGTCGAGCGAACAATTGCCTGGGTGAAAGGTTTTCGGGCGATTCGTACCCGTTACATCTGTAAAGCAAGAAATTACTTGGCGATGGTTCATTTAGGTTGTGCATTGATTATATTTAGGAAAATCATAAAATCATAA